The Streptomyces sp. NBC_01439 genome contains the following window.
TGGGACGCCGACGGGAAGCAGTACACCGACTTCGTCGGCGGCATCGCGGTCAACGCCCTCGGGCACGCCCACCCCGCGATCGTGGCGGCCGTGACCGAGCAGATCTCCACGCTCGGCCACGTCTCCAACCTCTTCATCTCCGAGCCGGTCGTCGCGCTCGGCGAGCGGCTGCTCCAGCTCTTCGGCCGCCCCGGCAAGGTCTTCTTCTGCAACTCGGGCGCCGAGTCCATCGAGGCCGCCTTCAAGATCGGCCGGCTGACCGGGCGGACCCACATGGTCGCCACCGACGGCGGTTTCCACGGCCGGACCATGGGCGCGCTCGCGCTCACCGGCCAGCCGAAGAAGCAGGAGCCCTTCCGGCCGCTGCCGGGCGACGTCACCCACGTTCCGTTCGGTGACGTGGAGGCGCTGCGGGCCGCCGTCACCGAGGAGACCGCCCTCGTCGTCATCGAGCCCGTCCAGGGCGAGAACGGCGTCGTCGTACCCCCCGCCGGATACCTGACGGCCGCCCGCGAGATCACCCGCGCCACCGGCACCTTGCTCGTCCTCGACGAGGTCCAGACCGGCATCGGCCGGTGCGGCCAGTGGTTCGAGCACCAGGCCCACGAGGACGTCGAGCCCGACATC
Protein-coding sequences here:
- a CDS encoding acetylornithine transaminase encodes the protein MTKGTGNQEYGARWRGALANNYGTPAVALVRGEGAQVWDADGKQYTDFVGGIAVNALGHAHPAIVAAVTEQISTLGHVSNLFISEPVVALGERLLQLFGRPGKVFFCNSGAESIEAAFKIGRLTGRTHMVATDGGFHGRTMGALALTGQPKKQEPFRPLPGDVTHVPFGDVEALRAAVTEETALVVIEPVQGENGVVVPPAGYLTAAREITRATGTLLVLDEVQTGIGRCGQWFEHQAHEDVEPDIVTLAKGLGGGLPIGAVVAFGPVADLLQPGQHGTTFGGNPVACAAGLAVIDTIATGGLLDQVKARGERLRSGIEGTGHVLVSHVRGSGLLLGIVLTEPLAARVQQAAQDAGFLVNAPAPDVVRLMPPYVLTEAEADAFVRALPGILDAAGGDGSGE